A single window of Nicotiana sylvestris chromosome 5, ASM39365v2, whole genome shotgun sequence DNA harbors:
- the LOC104239032 gene encoding embryo-specific protein ATS3A-like → MGGRNSAVLLLLLILIAASFFTSSQARSITSTPTKPHVFRSFSINTNQSAATARSCSYTLTIKTSCSSPKYTRDKVSIAFGDAYGFEVYAPRLDNPSSRIFERCSTDTFQIRGPCTYEICYLNLLRVGSDGWKPESVKVYGPNRPVITFNYNKFLPNGVWFGFNHCRKVSGSVI, encoded by the exons ATGGGTGGAAGAAACTCTGCGGTCCTGCTGCTGCTCCTGATCCTCATCGCAGCTTCTTTCTTCACTTCCTCGCAAGCAAGATCAATTACTTCAACTCCAACAAAACCCCATGTTTTCAGATCCTTCTCCATCAACACCAATCAG AGCGCAGCTACTGCAAGGAGCTGCTCATACACATTGACCATCAAAACAAGCTGTTCTTCACCTAAATACACCAGAGACAAAGTCAGTATTGCTTTTGGAGATGCTTATGGCTTTGAG GTCTATGCACCAAGACTAGATAACCCATCGTCAAGGATTTTCGAGAGGTGCTCGACGGATACATTCCAGATACGCGGCCCATGTACTTATGAGATCTGCTACCTTAACTTGTTGAGGGTTGGATCGGATGGCTGGAAACCAGAGAGCGTGAAGGTGTATGGTCCAAATCGTCCTGTTATTACGTTTAACTATAATAAGTTTCTACCTAATGGTGTGTGGTTTGGATTTAATCACTGTCGTAAAGTCTCTGGCTCTGTTATATAG
- the LOC138868723 gene encoding uncharacterized protein, producing MIWYHNLPPNSIDSFAILADSFMKARAVAIKAATRKSDVFKIRQRDNEMLREFISRFQMERMELPSVTDDWAVQAFTQGLNERSSIASRQLKQNLIDYPVVTWADVHNRYQSKIRVEDDKLGAPSGSVNPNRLALKTPRDVDKEPGSRERYQPYTVDRMNNGSGGNPSRNDRRSDRGKNLGDL from the coding sequence atgatttggtatcacaacctgcCACCAAATTCCATTGACTCATTTGCCATATTAGCAGATTCTTTCATGAAGGCACGCGCCGTGGCCATAAAAGCCGCAACAAGAAAATCGGACGTTTTCAAGATAAGACAAAGGGATAACGAAATGCTGAGGGAGTTCAtatcccgatttcaaatggaacgcaTGGAGTTGCCATCGGTCACAGATGATTGGGctgttcaagctttcacccaaggGTTGAATGAGCGAAGTTCGATAGCATCACGACAGTTGAAACAAAATTTGATCGATTATCCAGTTGTAACTTGGGCAGATGTGCACAatcgataccaatcaaagatcagggtcgaggacgacaaATTAGGAGCCCCTTCCGGTTCAGTAAATCCAAACAGGTTGGCACTTAAAACCCCGAGAGACGTCGACAAGGAGCCAGGGTCCAGAGAACGATATCAACCATATACCGTGGATCGAATGAACAATGGTTCAGGAGGCAATCCCTCCCGGAATGATCGAAGAAGCGATCGAGGGAAAAATCTCGGGGACTTATGA